A window of Ardenticatena maritima contains these coding sequences:
- the purH gene encoding bifunctional phosphoribosylaminoimidazolecarboxamide formyltransferase/IMP cyclohydrolase, whose amino-acid sequence MIQRALLSVSDKRGLVELATALRELGIELISTGGTARLLQENGIPVTPIEAVTGMPEILGGRVKTLHPMIHGGLLARRDRPEDVEDMHRHAIAGIDLVVVNLYPFEATVARDDVTLEDAIEQIDIGGVTLLRAAAKNYRYVTVVSDPDDYPTLIAALREHRQVPEDVRAAFAVKAFRQTALYDAMISDWLARRLGTDATPFPDVLPLGVRKAGDLRYGENPHQQGALYRVPNAGGLAHAEQLQGKGMSYTNWLDAEGAWLAVQQFETPAVVIVKHASPCGIATHPDLVQAYRHALASDPVSAFGGIVAVNRPVDKALAEAMDDLFIEVLLAPEVTPEAREHLAAKKNRRVLVVPPLRTPYVETRSIPGGFIRQTPDAVETPIAMQCVTTREPTAEERATLEFAWRACLAVKSNAIVLARAVDGGFATVGIGTGQPSRVDAVRLAVQKAGEQASGAVMASDAFFPFPDGVEVAAQAGVTAVIQPGGSRRDAEVIAAANQYGMAMVFTGVRHFRH is encoded by the coding sequence ATGATTCAGCGAGCATTACTCAGTGTTTCCGATAAACGTGGACTGGTGGAATTGGCAACCGCCCTGCGTGAGTTGGGCATTGAACTGATTAGCACAGGGGGAACGGCGCGCCTGTTGCAAGAAAACGGCATCCCCGTGACCCCCATCGAAGCGGTGACGGGTATGCCTGAGATTTTGGGCGGGCGTGTCAAAACCTTGCACCCCATGATTCACGGCGGCTTGTTGGCGCGTCGCGACCGCCCCGAAGACGTTGAGGACATGCATCGCCACGCGATTGCGGGGATTGACCTCGTTGTGGTCAATCTGTATCCTTTTGAAGCCACGGTTGCGCGTGATGATGTCACCCTCGAAGACGCTATCGAACAAATTGACATTGGCGGCGTCACCTTGTTGCGCGCCGCCGCCAAAAACTACCGCTACGTGACCGTAGTCAGCGACCCCGACGACTACCCGACGCTCATTGCCGCCCTGCGGGAACATCGCCAGGTACCCGAAGACGTGCGGGCAGCCTTCGCCGTCAAAGCCTTCCGCCAAACTGCTCTCTACGACGCCATGATTAGCGACTGGCTGGCGCGCCGTCTCGGCACGGACGCAACACCCTTCCCCGACGTGTTGCCGCTTGGCGTGCGCAAAGCGGGCGACCTGCGCTATGGCGAAAACCCGCACCAGCAGGGGGCGCTGTATCGCGTGCCGAATGCCGGCGGGTTGGCGCATGCCGAACAATTGCAAGGCAAGGGCATGAGTTATACCAACTGGCTGGATGCCGAAGGGGCGTGGCTCGCCGTCCAGCAATTTGAGACGCCGGCGGTCGTCATCGTCAAGCATGCATCGCCGTGTGGCATTGCCACCCATCCCGATTTGGTGCAGGCGTATCGCCATGCGTTGGCATCCGACCCGGTGAGTGCGTTTGGCGGGATCGTTGCCGTCAACCGCCCGGTGGACAAGGCGTTAGCCGAAGCAATGGATGACCTCTTCATCGAAGTCTTGCTTGCGCCTGAGGTGACGCCCGAAGCGCGTGAACATTTGGCGGCGAAGAAGAACCGCCGTGTGCTGGTGGTGCCCCCGCTGCGTACACCCTATGTTGAAACGCGCAGCATTCCGGGCGGTTTTATTCGTCAAACACCTGACGCGGTGGAAACGCCGATTGCCATGCAGTGCGTCACCACACGCGAACCGACCGCCGAAGAACGGGCAACGCTTGAATTTGCCTGGCGGGCGTGCTTGGCGGTGAAGAGCAACGCCATTGTGCTGGCGCGCGCTGTGGATGGCGGGTTTGCCACCGTGGGCATCGGCACGGGGCAACCGAGCCGTGTGGATGCTGTGCGGCTTGCGGTGCAAAAAGCGGGTGAACAGGCGTCGGGGGCTGTCATGGCGTCGGATGCCTTCTTCCCCTTCCCGGATGGTGTGGAAGTTGCCGCACAAGCCGGCGTGACGGCTGTGATTCAACCCGGCGGCTCACGACGTGATGCCGAGGTGATCGCAGCGGCGAACCAATATGGCATGGCAATGGTCTTCACTGGGGTTCGCCACTTCCGACATTGA
- the hisF gene encoding imidazole glycerol phosphate synthase subunit HisF, producing the protein MLAKRIIPCLDVKDGRVVKGVNFVNLRDAGDPVEQAIVYDRERADELVFLDISATHEGRAIMRDVVRRVAENIFIPFTVGGGIRTVEDMREILAAGAEKIAINSAAVRQPDLIARGAERFGSQCIVVAIDARKRPEGWWEVVISGGRIPTGLNAVEWAQEVERLGAGEILLTSMDADGTQAGYDIPLTRAVADAVNIPVIASGGAGAPEHFYEALTVGGADAALAASLFHYRTLSIGDVKAYLRERGVVVRP; encoded by the coding sequence ATGCTTGCCAAGCGCATCATCCCCTGTTTGGACGTGAAGGACGGGCGTGTCGTCAAGGGCGTCAATTTCGTCAATTTGCGGGACGCCGGCGACCCGGTCGAGCAAGCCATCGTGTACGACCGCGAGCGCGCCGACGAACTCGTCTTCCTGGATATTTCCGCGACTCACGAAGGGCGCGCCATCATGCGCGATGTGGTGCGCCGTGTCGCTGAAAACATCTTCATCCCGTTCACTGTGGGCGGGGGCATTCGCACCGTTGAAGATATGCGCGAAATTTTGGCGGCGGGCGCTGAAAAAATCGCCATCAACAGCGCCGCAGTGCGCCAACCAGACCTCATTGCGCGTGGTGCGGAACGCTTTGGCAGTCAGTGCATCGTCGTCGCGATTGACGCCCGCAAACGCCCTGAGGGGTGGTGGGAAGTGGTCATCAGTGGTGGGCGCATTCCCACTGGTTTGAACGCTGTTGAATGGGCGCAGGAAGTCGAACGATTGGGCGCGGGGGAAATTTTGCTCACCAGCATGGACGCCGACGGCACACAAGCCGGCTACGATATTCCCCTCACCCGCGCCGTTGCCGACGCCGTGAACATTCCCGTGATTGCGAGTGGCGGCGCAGGTGCGCCCGAACACTTTTACGAAGCGTTGACTGTTGGCGGCGCTGACGCGGCGTTGGCGGCGTCGTTATTCCACTATCGCACGCTGAGCATTGGCGACGTCAAAGCCTATTTGCGTGAGCGGGGTGTGGTGGTACGTCCATGA
- a CDS encoding YihY/virulence factor BrkB family protein has translation MREHRKLYHFLLLVYREWGRYGLPRLAAALSFYTLFSLAPLLFLVIVVAGLLIDPALVERRILLQLQLLLGENSARFIETLIANARRQASGTLLVVGVGLLAWTATNIFMQTKAVLNTIWDIEVRPPNGIVHYFSQRLFALVFVLGMGFLLAVVLVVNIMLETLLILLAQDMPLEQPLSQLWRLLLPYLLIIAAFTIMYRIFPDIIIRWREAFLGALVGGSLFYLAQYLIAWYLRTVAPASVYGAAGSLVVLLLWLYYSHQLFLLGALITKIYVRLYHRPTRLKPNARQIMRITRPRLP, from the coding sequence ATGCGCGAGCATCGCAAACTCTACCACTTTCTCTTGCTGGTCTACCGCGAATGGGGACGCTACGGGCTGCCCCGTTTGGCGGCGGCGTTGAGCTTCTACACCCTCTTTTCGCTCGCGCCCTTGCTCTTCCTCGTCATTGTCGTCGCCGGCTTGCTGATAGACCCCGCCCTCGTGGAGCGGCGCATCTTGCTGCAATTGCAACTGTTGCTGGGGGAAAACAGCGCCCGCTTCATCGAAACCCTCATCGCCAACGCCCGACGGCAAGCCAGCGGCACGCTGTTGGTGGTTGGTGTGGGCTTGCTTGCCTGGACCGCAACCAACATCTTCATGCAAACCAAAGCCGTCCTCAACACGATTTGGGATATTGAAGTGCGCCCGCCGAATGGCATTGTGCATTACTTCTCCCAACGCCTCTTTGCGCTGGTGTTTGTGCTGGGGATGGGCTTCTTGCTGGCGGTTGTTCTCGTTGTCAATATCATGCTCGAAACGCTTCTCATCTTGCTGGCGCAAGACATGCCGCTGGAACAACCACTCTCACAGCTTTGGCGCTTGCTTTTGCCCTATCTGCTCATCATTGCCGCCTTCACCATCATGTACCGCATCTTTCCCGACATCATCATTCGCTGGCGCGAAGCCTTTTTGGGCGCTCTGGTCGGCGGTTCACTCTTCTACCTTGCCCAATACCTCATTGCCTGGTACTTGCGCACTGTTGCCCCCGCTTCCGTGTATGGCGCGGCAGGTTCGCTCGTGGTTCTTCTGCTCTGGCTCTACTACTCGCATCAACTCTTCCTGCTGGGGGCGCTCATCACCAAAATCTACGTGCGCCTCTACCACCGCCCCACCCGCTTGAAGCCCAACGCGCGGCAAATCATGCGCATTACACGCCCGCGGCTCCCCTGA
- a CDS encoding HD-GYP domain-containing protein — MDQDNSRKEAETHSREFQGKDIAPEIFRHVPFLAPLNEEQRGALAQQARLRHYAPGELILEEGALGHDFYIIESGSVVVLKRIEDGEIEIGYHGPGAFFGEMALIQDAPRSASVRAETAVRAIEISREGFESVVMQHPAVMLAVMRELSRRLRQTDQNMIEYLVRKNEELQRAQEEIKQSYDVTLMALSSALDLRDTATEGHSIRVAKIALEIGKEMRLSDEELQVLWRGALLHDIGKIGVPDRILHKPGMLTPEEWEIMRQHTIWGAEILKHIPFLAPAIPVVKYHHENWDGTGYPEGLKGEEIPLMARIFMVADTYDAITSDRPYQKGRSPEEALRIIREQAGKRFDPKVVRAFERAFERIKMIR; from the coding sequence ATGGACCAAGATAATAGTCGCAAAGAAGCCGAAACTCATTCGCGGGAATTTCAGGGAAAGGATATTGCACCTGAGATTTTTCGCCACGTGCCTTTTCTGGCGCCGTTGAATGAAGAACAACGGGGGGCGTTGGCGCAGCAGGCGCGTTTGCGCCACTACGCCCCCGGCGAACTCATTCTCGAAGAGGGGGCGCTCGGTCATGATTTTTACATTATTGAATCGGGGAGCGTTGTTGTCCTCAAGCGTATTGAAGACGGCGAAATTGAAATCGGCTATCACGGACCGGGCGCCTTCTTTGGTGAAATGGCATTGATTCAAGATGCGCCGCGCTCGGCTTCGGTGCGGGCTGAAACCGCCGTGCGGGCAATTGAAATCTCGCGCGAGGGGTTTGAGTCTGTTGTGATGCAACACCCCGCTGTGATGCTCGCCGTGATGCGGGAATTGTCGCGCCGCTTGCGACAAACCGACCAGAATATGATTGAGTATCTGGTGCGCAAAAACGAAGAATTGCAGCGCGCACAGGAAGAAATCAAACAGAGTTACGACGTCACCTTGATGGCGCTCTCTTCCGCGTTAGATTTGCGCGATACAGCCACGGAAGGGCATTCCATACGTGTCGCAAAAATTGCGCTTGAAATTGGGAAAGAAATGCGGCTTTCGGACGAAGAGTTGCAAGTTTTGTGGCGTGGTGCGCTGTTGCATGATATTGGCAAAATTGGTGTTCCCGACCGAATTTTACATAAACCAGGTATGTTGACGCCGGAAGAGTGGGAGATTATGCGCCAGCATACCATATGGGGGGCGGAAATTTTGAAACATATCCCGTTTCTGGCGCCGGCAATCCCTGTGGTCAAGTATCATCACGAAAATTGGGATGGCACCGGTTATCCGGAAGGGTTGAAGGGTGAAGAAATCCCGCTGATGGCGCGTATTTTTATGGTGGCGGACACTTACGACGCGATTACGAGTGATCGCCCATATCAAAAAGGGCGTTCACCTGAAGAAGCATTGCGCATCATTCGCGAGCAAGCCGGCAAACGTTTTGACCCCAAGGTTGTCAGGGCGTTTGAGCGCGCCTTCGAGCGCATCAAAATGATTCGATAA
- the hisB gene encoding imidazoleglycerol-phosphate dehydratase HisB — MATPRVARLQRRTNETTITLELNLDGVGAGRIATGVPFFDHMLDHVRKHGLFDLSIQAKGDYEIDDHHTVEDVGIVLGKALYEALGDKRGIRRYGHAIVPMDEALALVALDFSGRGLLVFQGAFPAQKVGTFDTELVPEFLRALAHNAAMTLHVQVLAGQNTHHIIEGIFKALGQALRMAVALDPRRGDDVPSTKGMLE, encoded by the coding sequence ATGGCGACACCGCGTGTGGCCCGCTTGCAACGCCGCACGAATGAAACCACCATTACCCTGGAACTTAACCTGGATGGCGTTGGCGCCGGTCGAATTGCGACCGGCGTTCCATTTTTCGATCACATGCTCGACCATGTGCGCAAACATGGCTTGTTCGACCTCTCCATCCAGGCGAAAGGTGATTACGAAATTGACGACCACCACACGGTCGAAGATGTAGGTATCGTACTGGGCAAAGCGCTCTACGAAGCCCTGGGCGACAAACGCGGCATTCGCCGCTACGGGCATGCGATTGTGCCCATGGACGAAGCCCTGGCGCTTGTGGCGCTCGATTTTAGCGGGCGGGGTTTGCTGGTCTTTCAGGGCGCTTTTCCCGCCCAAAAAGTCGGCACGTTCGATACCGAGTTGGTGCCCGAATTTCTGCGGGCGCTGGCGCACAACGCCGCCATGACCTTGCATGTGCAGGTGCTTGCCGGGCAGAACACCCATCACATCATCGAAGGCATCTTCAAAGCCCTGGGGCAAGCCTTGCGCATGGCGGTCGCGCTTGACCCGCGGCGTGGCGACGACGTTCCAAGCACCAAAGGCATGTTGGAGTGA
- the hisA gene encoding 1-(5-phosphoribosyl)-5-[(5-phosphoribosylamino)methylideneamino]imidazole-4-carboxamide isomerase — protein sequence MHIFPAIDIRHGRCVRLLKGDPNAETVYGDNPVEMAQRWAREGAEWLHVVNLDGAFGEATATVDAVKAIVRTVDVPVQLGGGLRTFEDIAEALDWGVARVILGTVAVTNPDVVSRAVEAFGAERIVVGIDARDRVVATHGWQQETGLDIIALAMSMKQRGVERIIYTDITRDGTLQGPNVARTGELAHLTKLRVIASGGIGSLDHIRQIRWIEPYGVEGVIVGKALYEGAFSLREALDLVRAAPGEHAAEPNGEG from the coding sequence ATGCACATTTTTCCGGCCATTGATATTCGGCATGGGCGTTGCGTGCGCTTGCTCAAAGGCGACCCCAACGCGGAAACCGTCTACGGCGACAATCCGGTGGAGATGGCGCAGCGTTGGGCGCGCGAGGGCGCCGAGTGGTTGCACGTGGTCAATCTTGATGGCGCATTTGGCGAAGCCACCGCAACGGTGGACGCCGTCAAGGCGATTGTGCGCACGGTGGATGTGCCCGTGCAGTTGGGCGGTGGGTTGCGCACATTCGAGGATATCGCCGAAGCGCTGGATTGGGGCGTGGCGCGTGTGATTCTCGGCACGGTCGCCGTCACCAATCCGGATGTGGTGAGCCGCGCTGTCGAAGCGTTTGGCGCGGAGCGGATTGTGGTCGGTATTGACGCGCGCGACCGCGTGGTTGCCACGCATGGCTGGCAACAAGAGACCGGGCTGGACATCATCGCGCTGGCGATGAGCATGAAGCAGCGGGGCGTCGAGCGCATCATCTACACCGACATCACGCGCGATGGGACGTTGCAAGGTCCCAATGTCGCCCGCACCGGCGAATTGGCGCATCTCACCAAACTGCGCGTGATTGCCAGCGGCGGCATTGGTTCACTCGACCACATCCGCCAGATTCGCTGGATTGAACCCTATGGCGTGGAAGGCGTCATCGTCGGCAAAGCCCTCTACGAGGGGGCGTTCTCTTTGCGCGAGGCGCTGGACCTGGTGCGCGCCGCACCCGGCGAACATGCCGCAGAACCGAACGGTGAGGGCTAA
- a CDS encoding CpXC domain-containing protein has translation MSAQHTTITCPQCRQPFAATVYDVIDVGQNPALKEAFLEGQVNTVTCPHCGMQGMLAIPFAYHDPQKELLLIYLPAELNLPMPEEEKIIGDLTRKVMNSLPADQQKAYLLNPKRMMTIQSLIHAILEADGVDRKELERQTQLLQLLLEMIDKARAGDEEALHQLIDANKEKIDYTFMLMLSNMIQTTVEQEDHEEEMVQALHGLRETLIERLNLSPADVPKLGYEAMYDDVLAMLREADPGRLQALVAANRPILDYGFFLHLTEKIESATSEEERAELLTLRDALVKLTDEMDAEAKQAVERAARQLEEILQAEDIDKAVEERFQDLDEAFLVLLSANLQAAKEQKREDVAALMERIYQKVVSLAESRLPPEMQLINQLLRTPSAEERAALLRNAFQTYPPDHLINLLETLFHDAEQQGVTPRVLQQIETIIQEAKALAGEGA, from the coding sequence ATGTCTGCACAACATACGACGATTACCTGCCCGCAATGCCGCCAGCCGTTTGCGGCAACGGTCTACGATGTGATTGACGTGGGGCAAAACCCCGCGCTGAAAGAAGCCTTTTTGGAAGGGCAAGTGAATACCGTCACCTGCCCGCACTGCGGCATGCAGGGCATGCTCGCCATACCGTTCGCCTATCACGACCCGCAAAAAGAATTGTTGCTCATCTACCTGCCCGCCGAACTCAACCTTCCCATGCCTGAGGAAGAAAAAATCATCGGCGACCTGACGCGCAAGGTGATGAACAGCCTGCCCGCCGACCAGCAGAAAGCCTACTTGCTCAACCCCAAGCGCATGATGACCATCCAGAGCCTCATTCATGCCATTTTGGAAGCCGATGGGGTTGACCGCAAGGAATTGGAGCGCCAAACCCAATTGCTGCAACTTTTGCTTGAAATGATTGACAAGGCGCGCGCCGGCGATGAGGAAGCCTTGCACCAGCTGATTGACGCCAACAAGGAGAAGATTGATTACACCTTCATGCTCATGCTGTCGAACATGATTCAGACGACGGTGGAGCAGGAAGACCACGAAGAAGAGATGGTGCAGGCGCTGCACGGCTTGCGTGAAACGCTCATCGAGCGGCTCAACCTCTCGCCCGCCGATGTGCCCAAACTCGGCTACGAAGCCATGTATGACGATGTGCTCGCCATGCTGCGCGAAGCCGACCCTGGGCGCTTGCAGGCGCTGGTCGCCGCCAATCGCCCCATTCTCGATTACGGCTTCTTCCTGCACCTGACCGAAAAAATCGAGAGCGCGACCAGCGAAGAAGAGCGCGCCGAACTGCTCACCTTGCGCGATGCGCTTGTCAAACTCACCGACGAAATGGACGCCGAAGCCAAACAAGCGGTCGAACGCGCCGCCCGCCAGCTGGAAGAAATCTTGCAGGCGGAAGACATCGACAAGGCGGTCGAAGAACGTTTCCAGGACCTGGATGAAGCCTTCCTGGTCTTGCTCTCGGCAAACTTGCAAGCCGCCAAAGAGCAGAAGCGTGAAGACGTGGCGGCGCTCATGGAGCGCATCTATCAAAAAGTCGTGAGCCTGGCGGAATCGCGCTTGCCGCCCGAAATGCAGCTCATCAACCAGTTGTTGCGCACGCCATCGGCGGAAGAACGGGCGGCGCTCTTGCGCAATGCCTTCCAAACCTACCCGCCCGACCATCTCATCAATCTGCTGGAAACCTTGTTCCATGACGCCGAGCAACAAGGCGTCACACCGCGCGTGCTGCAACAGATTGAAACCATCATTCAGGAAGCCAAAGCCCTGGCGGGAGAAGGAGCGTAA
- the hisI gene encoding phosphoribosyl-AMP cyclohydrolase — protein MPSTASVALQDLKWDERGLLPVVVQDAHTGDVLMVAWANREAVQRTQATGMAHFWSRSRRELWQKGATSGNVLHVVEIRVDCDADTLLYRVHAAGPACHTGAQSCFFRTLADA, from the coding sequence ATGCCTTCGACCGCGAGCGTGGCACTGCAAGACCTGAAATGGGACGAACGCGGCTTGTTGCCCGTTGTTGTGCAAGACGCCCACACCGGCGACGTGCTCATGGTCGCGTGGGCGAACCGTGAAGCGGTTCAGCGCACCCAAGCCACCGGCATGGCGCATTTTTGGAGTCGTAGCCGCCGCGAACTCTGGCAGAAGGGGGCGACAAGCGGCAATGTGCTGCACGTCGTCGAAATTCGCGTTGATTGCGACGCCGATACCCTGCTCTATCGCGTCCATGCGGCGGGTCCTGCGTGCCACACAGGCGCGCAGTCTTGTTTTTTTCGCACACTGGCGGACGCATGA
- the hisH gene encoding imidazole glycerol phosphate synthase subunit HisH, protein MQHMTPITIVDYGAGNLRTVQRAFEYVGAEAHITGDPDVVRQARKLVLPGVGAFGKAMERLRATHLDEAIRERVAEGVPLLGICLGLQLLFDESEELGRHEGLHLLPGRVRKFDISLKIPHIGWNEVRIQREHPLVQGIAPGQFGYFVHSFYVDPADPEVVLATSDYEIEFACICARDHVMGIQFHPEKSQELGLALLRNFATFGE, encoded by the coding sequence ATGCAGCACATGACCCCCATCACCATTGTGGATTACGGCGCGGGCAACCTGCGCACAGTGCAACGTGCGTTCGAGTATGTGGGCGCCGAGGCGCACATCACCGGCGACCCCGATGTGGTGCGCCAGGCGCGTAAACTGGTTTTGCCCGGCGTGGGCGCATTTGGCAAAGCAATGGAACGCCTGCGCGCCACGCATCTTGATGAAGCCATCCGGGAACGTGTCGCCGAGGGAGTGCCGCTTCTGGGGATTTGCCTGGGCTTGCAACTCCTGTTCGACGAAAGCGAAGAACTGGGACGCCACGAAGGCTTGCACTTGTTGCCGGGGCGTGTCCGCAAATTCGACATCAGCCTCAAAATTCCGCACATTGGCTGGAACGAAGTCCGTATCCAGCGCGAGCACCCACTGGTGCAGGGCATCGCGCCGGGGCAATTTGGCTACTTTGTACACTCGTTCTATGTTGACCCCGCCGACCCTGAGGTGGTGTTGGCAACCAGCGACTACGAAATCGAATTTGCGTGCATTTGCGCCCGCGACCATGTGATGGGTATTCAGTTTCACCCAGAAAAAAGCCAGGAACTCGGCTTGGCGTTGTTGCGCAATTTTGCAACATTTGGGGAATAG
- a CDS encoding MGMT family protein, translating into MTSPVFDRIYAMVCRIPYGRVASYGLISRLVFGHTRGARTVGWALAALPEDEVERVPWWRVINAQGRISNTRADHGAEEQRRRLEAEGVQFDERGYVDWERFGWEPDPSLFW; encoded by the coding sequence ATGACATCGCCGGTGTTCGATCGAATTTACGCCATGGTGTGCCGCATTCCCTACGGGCGTGTGGCGTCTTACGGGCTGATCAGCCGCCTTGTATTTGGGCATACACGGGGGGCGCGCACAGTGGGGTGGGCGCTCGCCGCGCTCCCCGAAGATGAAGTGGAGCGCGTGCCCTGGTGGCGCGTCATCAACGCACAGGGGCGTATCAGCAACACCCGCGCCGACCATGGCGCCGAAGAACAGCGTCGCCGCCTGGAAGCCGAGGGCGTGCAATTCGACGAACGCGGGTACGTGGATTGGGAGCGGTTTGGGTGGGAGCCAGACCCATCGTTGTTCTGGTGA
- the fabL gene encoding enoyl-[acyl-carrier-protein] reductase FabL — MSQKRFEGKIVLVTGGSRGIGKAIALKFASEGADVIINYLRKRSAAEETAEEIRAYGVRCHTIKADVGDLDSLNAMFDEIEQEFDGLDILVNNAASGYIRPVMEQKPKGWEWTMNINARSHLFAAQRAVPLMQKRGGGHIIGISSLGSQFVLPEYVVIGISKAAVETLTRYLAVELAPYNIKANAVSGGVVDTDALKHFPNREAMLKNGLERTPAGRIVTPEDIANVVAFLCTPDADMIRGQTIVVDGGYSLLA; from the coding sequence ATGTCGCAAAAACGTTTCGAGGGGAAAATTGTGCTGGTGACGGGCGGGAGCCGCGGCATCGGCAAAGCCATCGCCCTCAAATTCGCCAGCGAAGGGGCGGATGTCATCATCAACTATCTGCGCAAGCGCTCCGCCGCTGAGGAAACCGCCGAAGAAATCCGCGCCTACGGTGTGCGTTGCCACACCATCAAAGCCGACGTGGGCGACCTGGATTCGCTCAACGCCATGTTCGACGAAATCGAGCAGGAGTTCGACGGGTTGGATATCCTCGTCAACAACGCCGCCAGCGGCTACATTCGCCCTGTCATGGAGCAGAAGCCCAAAGGGTGGGAATGGACGATGAACATCAACGCCCGCAGTCATCTCTTTGCCGCGCAGCGCGCTGTGCCGCTCATGCAGAAACGCGGCGGTGGGCACATCATCGGCATTTCGAGCTTGGGGTCGCAGTTTGTGCTGCCTGAGTATGTGGTCATCGGCATCAGCAAAGCCGCCGTGGAAACCCTGACGCGCTACCTGGCGGTTGAACTGGCGCCCTACAACATCAAAGCCAACGCTGTCAGTGGTGGCGTGGTGGACACCGACGCGCTCAAACACTTCCCCAACCGCGAAGCCATGCTCAAAAACGGGCTTGAACGCACCCCCGCGGGGCGTATCGTCACCCCTGAAGACATCGCCAACGTGGTGGCTTTCCTCTGCACGCCCGACGCCGACATGATTCGTGGGCAAACCATTGTTGTGGATGGCGGCTATAGCCTGCTTGCCTGA
- a CDS encoding phosphoribosyl-ATP diphosphatase, whose translation MNEQTVLTQLEAVIRQRKAERPEGSYTTTLFDGGLDRILKKIGEEAGEIIIASKNANPDEIIYETADFLYHLLVMLAYHDIPWRDVENELQRRFGNRPH comes from the coding sequence GTGAACGAGCAAACCGTGTTGACCCAACTTGAAGCCGTCATTCGGCAGCGCAAAGCCGAACGCCCTGAGGGATCGTACACCACAACGCTGTTTGACGGCGGACTTGATCGTATCCTCAAAAAAATTGGTGAAGAAGCCGGTGAAATCATCATCGCCAGCAAAAACGCGAACCCCGACGAAATCATCTACGAAACCGCCGACTTTCTCTACCATTTACTTGTGATGTTAGCGTATCACGACATTCCCTGGCGGGATGTCGAGAACGAATTGCAGCGAAGATTTGGCAACCGACCCCATTGA